A genomic stretch from Deinococcus multiflagellatus includes:
- a CDS encoding acyl-CoA acyltransferase: MVPVPPGYVVQEVTDPWAFRALEEVQVAAWGYTDREVTPGTLFRISAVSGGVVLGAYPEAEPERPVGLAFGFPALCQGEVWHHSHLLALDPACRGSGLALALKHAQRERVLAQGLRRMTWTFDPLVARNARLNLGKLGARARTYLPDWYALEADRARAFPADRLLVEWDLTQPLPARPAPLPNGERVLEAQGETPGPVRRAPGAPVRLAEVPTHPEHLSPATRLAWRLALRNALGTALAEGYEVTDLARDGERAFYVLTRRAEG; encoded by the coding sequence ATGGTGCCTGTGCCGCCGGGGTACGTGGTGCAGGAGGTCACCGACCCCTGGGCCTTTCGCGCCCTGGAAGAGGTGCAGGTGGCCGCCTGGGGCTACACCGACCGCGAAGTGACTCCCGGCACCCTGTTTCGCATCAGCGCCGTGAGTGGGGGCGTGGTGCTGGGGGCTTACCCCGAAGCCGAGCCCGAGCGCCCCGTGGGCCTCGCCTTTGGCTTTCCGGCCTTGTGCCAGGGCGAGGTGTGGCACCACTCGCACCTGCTGGCCCTGGACCCGGCCTGCCGGGGCAGTGGGCTGGCGCTGGCCCTCAAGCATGCCCAGCGCGAGCGGGTGCTGGCCCAGGGGCTGCGGCGCATGACCTGGACCTTCGATCCCCTGGTGGCCCGCAACGCCCGCCTGAATCTGGGCAAGCTGGGTGCGCGTGCCCGCACCTATCTGCCCGACTGGTACGCGCTGGAGGCCGACCGCGCGCGCGCCTTTCCCGCTGACCGTCTGTTGGTGGAGTGGGACCTGACCCAACCCCTCCCCGCCCGGCCCGCCCCTTTACCGAATGGGGAACGGGTGCTGGAGGCCCAGGGCGAAACGCCGGGCCCGGTCCGCCGGGCCCCTGGCGCCCCAGTGCGCCTGGCGGAAGTGCCTACCCATCCCGAGCATCTCTCCCCTGCCACGCGGCTGGCGTGGCGGCTGGCCCTGCGCAACGCCCTGGGCACCGCCCTGGCCGAGGGCTACGAAGTCACCGACCTCGCCCGGGACGGTGAGCGCGCCTTTTACGTGCTGACCCGGCGCGCCGAGGGGTGA